A segment of the Chloroflexota bacterium genome:
GGGCCATAACCACGCCCAAAGTGGTGCCTACTAACCGCAACTTGACATACACGGCATAGGCAGCCACAGCAATGACGATCGGAGGGATCATCATTGGGGAGAGCAAAATGAGGTTGACAATCCGCTTGCCTCGAAAGCGGCCTCGCACGAGGGCCAAGGAAGCCATCGTGCCCAAAACAATTTTGACCACCGTAGAGAGAAAGGCATATCGAAGACTTAATATCGCCGGTCGAAACCAATTCTTGTCCTCAAAAAATGTGCGGTAATGGCGCAGAGAAAGTCCCCGCGGCGGAAACCGGAGTATTTCGGTGTCGCTGAAAGACATGGCGATGACCAATAGTGCTGGTAATATCATGAGCAGAAAAACCAGGCTCGCAAAGAGAACCAACAAGACCTGCCCCCAGCGGGACCCATGATGATAACGTCTGAGCGCGGTTTCGGTCATTTCACACCACTTTCGCGTCCACCAGGTCCCAGCCGATGGTCACTGGGGTCCCACGGCCACGACCCTTCGGATCAAAGCGCCCTGCTTGTTTCACTATCAAGCACAACTCTTTGCTCAAACCAACTCGATATTTTGTTATCTCACCGATATAGATCACTTCTTCGATAACCCCAGTGTAGGTGTTAGCCAATGCCTCCCCCGGAGCGAGAAAGCGGATCATCGCCGGTCGGATGGCTAGAGTTACTCTTTGCCCGACAGCCAATCCTTCCCTCGCAGCCACCCGGACTATCACGCTATTCTCCACACGGACAGCACTATAGGCTGTCCCCAATTCTACCACCTCGCCCTGCAAAAGGTTCGTCTCGCCGATGAAATCGGCCACGAAGCGGCTCTGTGGACGCTCGTAGAGTTCCTGTGGCGTCCCCACCTGCTCGATCCGGCCCTGGTTTATCACCGCGATGCGGTCAGACATCACCAAAGCCTCCTCTTGGTCGTGGGTCACGTAAATCACCGTGATGTGCAGTCGCTCTTGGATGTGTTTGATCTCCAATTGCATGTGTTCACGCAACTTTCGGTCCAAGGAGCCAAGGGGCTCGTCCATCAACAGCACCCGGGGGTTAAAGACCAAAGCACGGGCCAAAGCGATGCGTTGTTGCTGACCGCCACTCAGTTGGCGGGGATAACGTCCTTCGAAGCCCGGCAACTGTACCAACTCCAATACCCTGGCCACTTCCTCGGCAATCTTGGTTTTGTCTACCCGCCGCATTTCCAATGGGAAAGCAATGTTCCCAAAGACGGTCATATGTGGGAAAAGAGCGTAGTTCTGGAAAACCATGCCAATATTGCGCCGATATGGAGGCACGGCCACAATGGAAGCCCCATCCATCAAAATGTCGCCCGCCGTGGGGAGTTCGAAACCAGCGATCAAACGCAGAGTGGTCGTCTTCCCCGACCCACTAGGCCCGAGCAAGGTCAGGAACTCGCCACCCTGAATATCTAAGGTGATCTGGTCAACGGCTACCGTATTTCCAAAACGCTTGGTTAAACTTTCGAGCCGGATCTCGGCGCCCCGACTCTCACCTGAAAGACTCATTACTTCGTCCCCCTTACGACTGGTTTCTATAGCACGATCAATTCTCCACTGGTCCTCTCCAGCAGAAATCGCTGTAATAGAGCAACTAAACCAATGGTAATTATCAGCAACACCACTGCTAGAGCAGAGGCGAAAGGCCAATTCAGGAGTTGCGTCACCTGCTGTTCAATGAGTTTACCCACCATCAGGACACGCGGTCCCCCTAACACAGCCGGTGTTATGTAGTAACCCAGCGAAAGGATCAGAAGAAATAGGACGCCAGTGTTGACTCCAGGGAGGCTCAAGGGAAAAACCACCCGCCAGAAGGCTTGCAATTCGGTGGCTCCTAGGCTCTTGGCTGCCAAGACAAGATTGGGGTCAATCCCCTGCAGCACGCTGTAAATAGGGAGGATCATCAGTGGTAACTGGATCACCACCATTGCCAGGATCGGTGCCGGCTCGTTCAACATCAGTTTTAGCGGCTGGGCGATCAACCCCAAGCCCAACAACAGTTCGTTGATGACACCGTGTGTTTGTAAGAGCACCAACCACGCATAGACCTGGACTAACCAGTTGGCCAGCATAGGAAAGAGTACAAAACCCAGTAGAAGATTAGACAGAGGCGGTTTGGTTTGAGACAGCAGGTAAGCGACTGGATAGCCGGTTAAGAACGTGAATAGTGTCACCAGCAGACTGATGCGGAATGTGCGCAGGAGCACCTCTCGGTAGAGGGGCGTTTCGACTAGATGGAGGTAATGTTTCAGCGTAAACGTTGGGTCCATGGTACTGAGCGGCAGAAGCCGCAGTACGGGGATTATCAGAAAAAGAACGAAAACAATCAGAATAGGCGAGAGGAGTACTAAGGACTGCCGCGGCGAGTATTCGGTTAGGGATCCCTCCCATCGGCGATCAGGAATGATCCGATGCACAAGTGTACGAAGAATATCCATTCTCAATATACTCCCATTGTAACGGGTTACACGTATATAGTACAAATTCACTGTGGCCCGCAGCATCATCCCGGGCGCCAGGAAGAGGCTGCGGGCCACGTGAAAACGATTACCTAGTCAGCCATGCGTTCCAGAGCTCGAGCAATGTAGGCTGGATCTCGGCGATGATGGCACAGTCCTCAGCCGTCAGCACGTGCAGTTTGGCCAGGTTGTCGGGGTAGGTGCTGGCACCGCGACGCAGTTCCTCCGGGAGATATTGGGCCGCTTTGGTGTTGGAAGTGCCATAAAAGATATGCTGGGTGTAGACGGCCTGTCGTTCCGGGTTCAGGATGTAGTTCAGGAATTTCATCGCCGCCTCTTTGTGTGGCGCGTTCTTGACCACTCCCCAATAAGCCGGATCAGCATAGCCGCCATCCCAGATAATCTTGACATTTCCTCCCAAGGAGTTGACCTTGTTCATGCGGCCATCCAGGACGATGCCCATGGTCACTTCTTTGTCCAGGAAGAGGCGCATCATCTGGTCACCGGACTCGTAAGTGCGCAAGACCGGCTTGATGGTGTCCAGTTTCTTCAGCGCTCTGGTTCTGCCCTCCTCCGTCTGCAGTGTAGTCCAGATTTCCTCTCGCGGTACACCGTCGGCCAGCAGGGCAAAGTAGAACGGGATCTCTGGACTCCCCCAGTTGTTGACACAGCGGTTGCCAGGGAACTTCTCCAGGTCAAAGAAGTCAGCAGCGGAGGTTGGTGGGTTATCCTTGAAGGCATCGACATCGTAAGCGATCACGTCGCCATAGATTTCCATCGCCACTCCGTATTCCTGCTTCCCCCCAGGGATCAGGTCGCCAGTGTTGGTAACGATGGAGTAATCTACGGGTTCGAGCAAGCCGTCTTTGCCCATCCTGATGATCTGCATCAGGCCGAAGCCAGTGATCACATCCCACTCCACCTTGCCACTTTCAACCATAGCCTTCAGTTTAGCCGAGACATCGGCACCGACCACCTGGATGACTTTGATGCCCGTTTCCTTCTCAAAGGGCTCGTAGAAAGCAGCGTTCTCTGCCTCTTGCACTGCCCCACCCCAGGTCTGTACTACTAGTTCTTTGACTTCTGGCACTGGGGTCGCTGTGGGTGGAACTG
Coding sequences within it:
- a CDS encoding ABC transporter permease produces the protein MTETALRRYHHGSRWGQVLLVLFASLVFLLMILPALLVIAMSFSDTEILRFPPRGLSLRHYRTFFEDKNWFRPAILSLRYAFLSTVVKIVLGTMASLALVRGRFRGKRIVNLILLSPMMIPPIVIAVAAYAVYVKLRLVGTTLGVVMAHTVLGTPMVILVITAVLYRFDTNLELAAMNLGANRLATFWRVTLPLIRTGIMIAAIFSFLDSFNELIVTNFIIGTRNLTLPVQIYTGLRYTLSPVIAAISALMIVMTLLGLLLLAVLSRRQ
- a CDS encoding ABC transporter ATP-binding protein; protein product: MSLSGESRGAEIRLESLTKRFGNTVAVDQITLDIQGGEFLTLLGPSGSGKTTTLRLIAGFELPTAGDILMDGASIVAVPPYRRNIGMVFQNYALFPHMTVFGNIAFPLEMRRVDKTKIAEEVARVLELVQLPGFEGRYPRQLSGGQQQRIALARALVFNPRVLLMDEPLGSLDRKLREHMQLEIKHIQERLHITVIYVTHDQEEALVMSDRIAVINQGRIEQVGTPQELYERPQSRFVADFIGETNLLQGEVVELGTAYSAVRVENSVIVRVAAREGLAVGQRVTLAIRPAMIRFLAPGEALANTYTGVIEEVIYIGEITKYRVGLSKELCLIVKQAGRFDPKGRGRGTPVTIGWDLVDAKVV
- a CDS encoding ABC transporter substrate-binding protein, which produces MSKYYRWITILMGLVLIGGGLLAACGPAATLTPVPPTKAPPTPVPPTATPVPEVKELVVQTWGGAVQEAENAAFYEPFEKETGIKVIQVVGADVSAKLKAMVESGKVEWDVITGFGLMQIIRMGKDGLLEPVDYSIVTNTGDLIPGGKQEYGVAMEIYGDVIAYDVDAFKDNPPTSAADFFDLEKFPGNRCVNNWGSPEIPFYFALLADGVPREEIWTTLQTEEGRTRALKKLDTIKPVLRTYESGDQMMRLFLDKEVTMGIVLDGRMNKVNSLGGNVKIIWDGGYADPAYWGVVKNAPHKEAAMKFLNYILNPERQAVYTQHIFYGTSNTKAAQYLPEELRRGASTYPDNLAKLHVLTAEDCAIIAEIQPTLLELWNAWLTR
- a CDS encoding ABC transporter permease; amino-acid sequence: MDILRTLVHRIIPDRRWEGSLTEYSPRQSLVLLSPILIVFVLFLIIPVLRLLPLSTMDPTFTLKHYLHLVETPLYREVLLRTFRISLLVTLFTFLTGYPVAYLLSQTKPPLSNLLLGFVLFPMLANWLVQVYAWLVLLQTHGVINELLLGLGLIAQPLKLMLNEPAPILAMVVIQLPLMILPIYSVLQGIDPNLVLAAKSLGATELQAFWRVVFPLSLPGVNTGVLFLLILSLGYYITPAVLGGPRVLMVGKLIEQQVTQLLNWPFASALAVVLLIITIGLVALLQRFLLERTSGELIVL